In Sphingobium sp. Z007, one DNA window encodes the following:
- a CDS encoding TetR/AcrR family transcriptional regulator: MVAVQQEKNGRVRILTAARSLFDSHGFHQTAMAELAVAAQVSVGQIYRLFKSKEDIIEALVHDDADEWCLEMAEIQARLDSDELTIEETFEQLLLHTIDEKDEALSFDILAESFRNPAVADTIGAMCQRFRTYIRYFACAANDKLSGDALDAAEEMILACLFGLGHRSLSRPRLSASSAAQRTAQMIVAALRGV; this comes from the coding sequence GTGGTTGCAGTGCAGCAAGAAAAAAACGGTCGTGTGCGCATTTTGACGGCCGCCCGTAGCTTATTCGACAGCCATGGATTTCACCAGACCGCTATGGCCGAACTGGCAGTTGCCGCCCAGGTTTCGGTTGGCCAGATATACCGCCTGTTCAAGAGCAAGGAAGATATAATCGAGGCGCTGGTCCATGACGATGCGGATGAGTGGTGCCTTGAAATGGCGGAGATTCAGGCGCGGCTGGATTCGGATGAATTGACGATAGAGGAGACGTTCGAACAATTGCTGTTGCATACGATCGACGAGAAAGACGAGGCCCTGTCCTTTGACATATTGGCCGAAAGTTTCCGCAACCCCGCCGTCGCCGACACGATTGGCGCGATGTGCCAGCGGTTCCGCACCTACATACGCTATTTCGCCTGCGCGGCCAATGACAAGCTGTCCGGCGATGCGCTGGACGCCGCGGAGGAAATGATCCTTGCCTGCCTTTTCGGGCTGGGCCACCGCAGCCTGTCGCGGCCACGGCTGTCGGCGAGCAGCGCCGCCCAGCGCACCGCACAGATGATCGTCGCCGCGCTGCGCGGAGTTTAG
- a CDS encoding efflux RND transporter periplasmic adaptor subunit yields the protein MQKGTIIGLLACASALALSGCGESPPPAPPPPAVGVVTLKVESAPLINELPGRIVAFETAEVRPQISGVIRRRLFQEGGNVRAGQLLYEIDDAPYRAALAQAQGSLARANAAIRSTGLQAQRYKDLVGINAVSRQEYDDADAAAQQARADVAAQRGAVQAAQVNQNFTRIRAPISGRISRSLFTPGALVQAGQADALTTIQRTDTVYVDVSQSAAQIIDLKQAMKSGGVSQADGARIQLLLPNGSVYPIEGRLQFSEVTVDPTSGAVTLRATFPNPDGLLLPGMYVRAKLVEGQRTQAILAPQQGISRDPRGRATAMVVGKDSKVEIRQVTVDRAVGDKWIVTGGLKAGDRLIVEGLVNLRPGTVVKPGAPQQVTATQADGQKGAPSAQGGAN from the coding sequence ATGCAAAAGGGGACAATCATCGGTCTGCTGGCGTGCGCGTCGGCTCTGGCGCTAAGCGGCTGCGGCGAAAGTCCGCCACCAGCGCCTCCGCCGCCTGCCGTTGGCGTGGTCACGCTCAAGGTCGAATCGGCGCCGCTGATCAATGAACTTCCGGGCCGAATTGTCGCATTCGAGACCGCCGAAGTGCGACCCCAGATCAGCGGCGTCATCCGTCGTCGCCTGTTCCAGGAAGGCGGCAATGTCCGCGCCGGTCAGCTTCTTTACGAAATCGATGATGCGCCCTATCGCGCCGCGCTGGCCCAGGCGCAGGGTTCGCTCGCGCGCGCCAATGCCGCGATCCGATCGACCGGGTTGCAGGCGCAGCGCTACAAAGATCTCGTCGGCATCAACGCTGTCAGCCGCCAGGAATATGATGACGCGGACGCCGCGGCCCAACAGGCGCGCGCCGATGTTGCAGCGCAACGTGGCGCAGTCCAGGCGGCGCAGGTAAATCAGAATTTCACCCGCATCCGCGCGCCCATTTCAGGCCGGATCAGCCGCTCGCTCTTTACGCCCGGCGCCCTGGTGCAGGCGGGGCAGGCCGACGCGCTCACGACGATTCAGCGCACGGATACTGTCTATGTCGATGTCTCGCAGTCGGCCGCACAGATCATCGACCTCAAGCAGGCGATGAAGAGCGGCGGCGTCAGCCAGGCCGATGGCGCGCGTATCCAGTTGCTGCTGCCCAATGGCAGCGTCTATCCGATCGAGGGCCGCCTGCAATTTTCCGAAGTCACCGTCGATCCCACATCAGGCGCGGTAACCTTGCGCGCCACCTTCCCCAACCCCGATGGCCTGTTGCTGCCCGGCATGTATGTCCGCGCAAAGCTGGTGGAGGGGCAGCGGACGCAAGCGATCCTGGCGCCGCAACAGGGCATCAGTCGCGATCCCCGTGGCCGGGCGACCGCCATGGTCGTGGGCAAGGATAGTAAGGTCGAAATACGCCAGGTGACGGTCGATCGCGCCGTCGGCGACAAGTGGATCGTGACGGGCGGTCTGAAGGCTGGTGACCGGTTGATCGTCGAAGGGCTCGTGAACCTGCGTCCCGGCACGGTCGTCAAGCCCGGCGCGCCGCAACAGGTAACGGCGACCCAGGCCGACGGGCAAAAGGGCGCGCCGTCGGCCCAGGGCGGGGCGAACTAA